The Opitutales bacterium ASA1 genome window below encodes:
- a CDS encoding ABC transporter permease gives MIWILRMAWRDTRTSRRRLLLYTASITLGIAALVSIASLGESLRQTVRSQSVALLGADLVAESGDPFVAEAEAWFDSLGGEQAREQAFSSMVLFPRTGSSRLVSVRAIEDGFPFYGEFKTKPESAGTSFRAGREVLVEENVMLAFGAQVGDELRIGTSTFTIAGAMVSVPGESPGFNLVAPRVYMPMRFLEETGLTQRGSRVQHRVYFAFGETFDVDALRNENREQLREWRVRTQTVASRERNLGGAVDNLERFLGVVGFVALLLGAVGVASGIHVFVRQKLGSIAVLRCVGATSRQTLAIYLVQAAGLGVIGAAAGAVLGLGIQFSLPAILGDALPPEVELRPSWAAVGQGFAAGVGVTLALAALPLLAVRRISPLLALRSTIEPPRRTWRDPATILVVATAFAAITGFAMQNAAEWQHGVGFVVGTGIVFLVLVLLGLGMMRAARRFMPAGAPYVWRQGLANLFRPNNRTLLVILALGLGSFLIVTMQLTQGLLVGQLEVSKDENRSNVIMFDIQSDQRESMRELVTGLDLPVMDEAPIVTMRIASVNGETVQQLREDRARDIPRWVLNREYRSSYRESTNDAERITAGSWIGRVEPGAEVVPISLEEGIAADLRVKIGDRIVFDVQGVPMECEVASIRAVETRRFQPFFFVLFPAGVLEEAPQFAIMTTHVRDSAESARLQNTIFERHPNVSVVDLMLILETVDAIFDRVAFVFRFMAVFVLGTGLIVLAGVMASGRFQRLRESVLLRTIGASRRQIARIQLVEYLLLGTFASLAGVSLAWFGAWALGHWVFELEVLPAVTPLVTAWLFVSSLTIVTGWLSGRRALDHPPLELLRQEV, from the coding sequence ATGATCTGGATACTGCGCATGGCGTGGCGCGACACGCGCACCTCGCGCCGTCGGCTGTTGCTCTACACCGCTTCGATCACGCTCGGAATCGCGGCGCTCGTCTCCATCGCCTCGCTCGGCGAGAGCCTGCGCCAGACCGTGCGCTCGCAGTCGGTCGCGCTTCTCGGTGCCGACTTGGTGGCGGAGTCCGGAGATCCGTTCGTCGCGGAGGCGGAAGCGTGGTTCGACTCGTTGGGCGGCGAGCAGGCGCGTGAGCAGGCGTTCTCCTCCATGGTCTTGTTTCCGCGTACCGGCTCGTCGCGCTTGGTGAGCGTCCGCGCGATCGAGGACGGGTTTCCCTTCTACGGAGAGTTCAAGACCAAGCCCGAATCGGCGGGCACGAGTTTCCGCGCGGGTCGCGAGGTGCTCGTGGAGGAGAACGTGATGCTGGCGTTCGGCGCGCAAGTGGGCGACGAACTGCGCATCGGCACGTCGACCTTCACGATCGCCGGGGCCATGGTGTCCGTGCCGGGCGAGTCGCCGGGCTTCAATCTCGTGGCACCACGCGTCTACATGCCGATGCGCTTTCTGGAGGAGACGGGGCTCACGCAACGCGGCAGCCGCGTGCAGCACCGCGTCTACTTCGCGTTCGGTGAGACCTTCGACGTCGACGCTCTGCGCAACGAGAACCGCGAGCAGTTGCGCGAATGGCGCGTGCGTACGCAGACCGTCGCCTCGCGCGAGCGCAACCTCGGCGGGGCGGTCGACAACCTGGAGCGTTTCCTCGGAGTCGTGGGCTTCGTGGCGTTGCTCCTCGGTGCGGTCGGCGTGGCGAGCGGCATCCACGTGTTCGTGCGGCAGAAGCTCGGGTCCATCGCGGTGCTGCGCTGCGTCGGAGCGACCTCGAGGCAGACGTTGGCGATCTACCTCGTGCAGGCGGCGGGGCTGGGCGTGATCGGTGCCGCGGCCGGGGCCGTATTGGGATTGGGGATACAGTTTTCGTTGCCCGCGATCCTCGGCGACGCGCTTCCGCCGGAAGTCGAGCTGAGGCCGAGTTGGGCCGCGGTGGGCCAAGGCTTCGCCGCCGGGGTGGGCGTCACGCTCGCGCTCGCGGCTCTCCCGTTGCTCGCGGTACGGCGCATCTCGCCGCTGCTGGCGTTGCGATCGACCATCGAGCCGCCGCGGCGGACGTGGCGAGATCCGGCGACGATACTCGTGGTGGCGACCGCGTTCGCCGCGATCACCGGATTCGCGATGCAGAACGCCGCGGAGTGGCAGCACGGGGTGGGCTTCGTGGTCGGAACCGGAATCGTCTTTCTCGTGCTCGTGCTCCTCGGCCTCGGCATGATGCGGGCGGCGCGTCGTTTCATGCCGGCCGGTGCGCCCTACGTGTGGCGGCAGGGGTTGGCGAATCTCTTCCGGCCCAACAACCGCACGCTGCTCGTGATCCTCGCGCTCGGGCTCGGTTCGTTTCTGATCGTGACGATGCAGCTCACCCAAGGCCTGCTCGTGGGGCAGCTCGAGGTATCGAAGGACGAGAATCGATCCAACGTCATCATGTTCGACATCCAGAGCGACCAGCGCGAGAGCATGCGCGAACTCGTCACCGGACTCGATCTGCCCGTGATGGACGAGGCGCCGATCGTGACGATGCGCATCGCTTCCGTGAACGGCGAAACGGTGCAGCAACTGCGCGAAGACCGTGCGCGCGACATCCCGCGCTGGGTGCTCAACCGCGAGTATCGCTCCAGCTACCGCGAGAGCACCAACGATGCGGAGCGCATCACCGCGGGCTCGTGGATCGGACGTGTGGAGCCCGGTGCGGAGGTCGTTCCCATCTCGCTCGAAGAGGGCATCGCCGCCGATCTGCGGGTGAAGATCGGCGATCGCATCGTCTTCGACGTGCAAGGCGTGCCGATGGAGTGCGAGGTCGCCAGTATCCGCGCCGTGGAGACGCGGCGGTTTCAGCCGTTCTTCTTCGTTCTGTTCCCGGCCGGCGTGTTGGAGGAAGCGCCGCAGTTCGCGATCATGACGACCCACGTGCGCGACAGCGCCGAGTCGGCCCGGCTGCAGAACACGATCTTCGAGAGACATCCCAACGTCTCGGTCGTCGACCTCATGCTCATCTTGGAGACCGTCGACGCCATCTTCGATCGCGTCGCGTTCGTCTTCCGTTTCATGGCGGTGTTCGTGCTCGGCACGGGTCTGATCGTGCTCGCGGGCGTTATGGCGAGCGGTCGTTTCCAGCGTTTGCGCGAGAGTGTGTTGTTGCGAACGATCGGCGCTTCGCGGCGACAGATCGCGCGTATCCAACTCGTGGAGTACCTCCTGCTGGGGACGTTCGCCAGCCTCGCCGGCGTGTCGCTCGCGTGGTTCGGCGCGTGGGCGTTGGGGCACTGGGTCTTCGAGCTCGAGGTGCTGCCGGCGGTGACTCCGCTCGTCACGGCTTGGCTCTTCGTGAGCTCGCTCACGATCGTCACCGGATGGTTGTCCGGCCGCCGCGCGCTCGATCATCCGCCCCTGGAGTTGCTGCGGCAGGAGGTTTGA